The Spirosoma foliorum genome has a window encoding:
- a CDS encoding DNA cytosine methyltransferase: MILLDLFSGIHGFEKGLSDAGLPITEHYYSEIDKDAIAISKYNFPHAHELGTVSAISGQKIPRPNLITFGSPCQDFSLAGDGAGMAGNKSVLIRHAIRLISETRPDVFIWENVKGVITSRHRKDFWAIVQAFANIGGYRLEWQLLDTAWVLPQDRERIYLIGHLDGRSRPGVFPFREGEVGTSEGAAKAASVRALTGGGKPGGHHSGMTLVRQINTTNKESGGQQPYQQNRVYDINGLAPSLSSQCMGRGPAIVTKARGFNQGRSSATCGTISSHSFEQNHFVSLLDGDIRRLTEIECERLHGYPDDWTKYGIYDGVIKQVAKTNRYRLLGNTVTRDIVELIGSRLKNCLF; encoded by the coding sequence ATGATTCTTTTAGATTTATTTTCGGGGATACACGGATTTGAAAAAGGGCTGTCTGATGCTGGATTACCAATTACTGAACACTATTATTCGGAGATAGATAAAGACGCGATTGCTATTTCAAAATACAATTTCCCCCATGCCCATGAACTCGGAACAGTTAGCGCTATTTCAGGACAGAAAATCCCCAGACCCAACCTTATCACCTTCGGAAGCCCTTGCCAAGATTTTAGCTTGGCTGGAGACGGGGCCGGAATGGCTGGAAATAAAAGCGTTCTTATCCGACACGCAATTAGGCTCATTAGTGAAACAAGACCAGACGTTTTTATCTGGGAAAATGTTAAAGGCGTTATCACCTCAAGACATCGAAAAGATTTTTGGGCGATTGTCCAGGCCTTTGCCAACATTGGGGGCTATCGACTTGAATGGCAACTGCTTGATACAGCATGGGTATTACCCCAAGATCGAGAGCGGATTTACCTTATCGGACATCTTGATGGACGAAGTAGACCCGGCGTATTTCCTTTCCGAGAAGGCGAAGTTGGGACTTCTGAAGGGGCAGCAAAAGCCGCAAGTGTTAGAGCTCTGACGGGTGGTGGTAAGCCTGGCGGCCACCATTCCGGTATGACGCTTGTTCGCCAAATCAATACCACAAACAAAGAGTCAGGCGGGCAGCAACCTTACCAACAAAATCGGGTGTATGACATCAATGGATTAGCCCCTTCACTATCCAGTCAGTGTATGGGTAGAGGTCCAGCTATAGTGACGAAAGCGAGGGGATTCAACCAAGGTCGGAGCTCAGCAACTTGTGGCACTATTTCATCACACTCATTCGAGCAAAATCATTTTGTCAGCCTGCTAGATGGTGATATACGCCGTCTCACTGAAATAGAGTGTGAACGCTTACATGGCTATCCTGACGATTGGACCAAGTACGGCATCTATGATGGCGTTATAAAGCAAGTTGCAAAAACCAATAGATACCGACTTCTGGGAAATACGGTAACCAGGGATATAGTTGAACTGATTGGTAGCCGACTTAAGAATTGCCTATTCTAA
- a CDS encoding D-Ala-D-Ala carboxypeptidase family metallohydrolase, with translation MPQNPIIAPSIPVVFPDFGKLLTYNESVKSATAIRKGIANVPNADQYKNMVRVYNDFYVPICTKFGKLPVSSFFRSLALNKAIGGATTSAHMSGNAIDLDCDGLGRPTNLELFNWCRANLHFDQLILENPDQHNNPSWVHIANNRDGQPNRGQVLRMIRKGSKTIYEAI, from the coding sequence ATGCCACAGAACCCCATCATAGCCCCCTCTATCCCCGTCGTATTCCCCGACTTCGGCAAACTCCTGACCTACAACGAATCGGTTAAGTCAGCAACAGCGATCCGAAAAGGCATTGCCAACGTGCCAAACGCAGACCAGTACAAGAACATGGTGCGTGTTTATAACGATTTCTATGTTCCTATTTGCACGAAGTTTGGTAAACTACCAGTAAGCTCGTTTTTTCGCTCTTTAGCGCTCAATAAGGCTATTGGTGGGGCCACCACGAGCGCCCACATGTCAGGCAACGCTATTGATCTGGATTGTGATGGACTAGGTAGGCCGACGAACTTGGAACTATTCAACTGGTGCCGCGCCAATCTTCACTTCGATCAGCTAATCCTTGAAAATCCCGACCAGCACAACAATCCTTCCTGGGTGCATATTGCTAATAATCGGGACGGGCAACCGAATCGAGGGCAGGTTTTGCGAATGATTCGCAAAGGGAGTAAGACGATATACGAAGCTATTTAG
- a CDS encoding HNH endonuclease, translating into MADLYPMKADKTCACGCGVALKGRQTRWASQACQDKAVELYCILQGDSNTIRVALANRDNGVCARCGNKPPGNQWEADHIVPVHKGGGYCDLDNFQTLCIPCHRDKTLLEQYN; encoded by the coding sequence ATGGCTGACCTGTATCCCATGAAAGCGGATAAAACCTGTGCATGTGGATGCGGTGTTGCCTTGAAGGGCAGACAAACGCGCTGGGCATCCCAAGCCTGTCAGGATAAGGCGGTAGAACTCTATTGTATCCTACAAGGCGATAGCAACACCATACGGGTAGCATTGGCGAATCGGGATAATGGGGTTTGTGCCAGATGCGGCAACAAGCCACCCGGCAATCAGTGGGAGGCTGACCATATTGTACCGGTTCATAAAGGAGGAGGTTACTGTGACCTGGATAACTTCCAGACGCTTTGCATTCCATGCCATCGGGATAAGACATTACTCGAACAATACAACTAA